In Paracoccus aminophilus JCM 7686, a single window of DNA contains:
- a CDS encoding helix-turn-helix domain-containing protein, which translates to MSHEIDKHIGRKIRIYRQFCNISQIELAAHLNLTRQTLQQYETGLTRVNVSTLFIISEFLNINIGDFFPNNIKRSESLDSFPSSEAREFIHFYQEIPEKFKPAFIAMVNSIIPRR; encoded by the coding sequence ATGTCACACGAGATCGACAAACATATAGGGCGAAAAATTAGAATCTATCGGCAGTTTTGCAATATCAGCCAGATTGAACTGGCCGCCCATTTAAATCTCACCCGCCAAACCTTACAACAGTACGAAACCGGATTAACACGTGTCAACGTATCGACACTATTCATTATTTCGGAGTTCCTCAATATCAACATCGGCGACTTCTTCCCAAATAACATAAAAAGAAGTGAAAGCTTAGATAGCTTTCCCAGCTCGGAGGCGAGAGAGTTTATCCATTTTTATCAGGAAATTCCTGAAAAATTCAAGCCAGCCTTTATAGCTATGGTCAATTCGATAATCCCGCGGCGCTAA
- a CDS encoding Pam3-gp28 family putative phage holin, whose protein sequence is MLGQIALIIRYILYPLAGALTALGFVSFDEATGTLTVYLNDLAVVLAGLVIYAATVIWSRVVKKKGGAT, encoded by the coding sequence ATGCTCGGACAAATTGCTCTGATTATCCGCTATATCCTCTACCCGCTGGCCGGTGCGCTGACCGCGCTTGGCTTCGTCAGCTTCGACGAGGCCACAGGCACGCTCACCGTCTATCTGAACGACCTCGCTGTCGTTCTCGCGGGGCTCGTGATCTATGCGGCGACCGTGATCTGGTCGCGTGTCGTCAAAAAGAAAGGCGGGGCGACGTGA